The Prunus dulcis chromosome 3, ALMONDv2, whole genome shotgun sequence genome segment gcctccatctaactcgaggccttttgggagcttaTTGGTTTCGGAGTCATGgaaactccgaagttaagtgAGTTGGgagctagagcaatcccaggatgggtgacccactaggaagttgctcgtgagttcctaTAAACAAAACTGTGAGAGCAGAGAGGTTGTCAACAAGTAACTGTACCTAGTAACTGTACGACAATGGTTTctcagatctctctctctctcctttgtgtTGCTACAGAAGTGAATGTTTAATGTGATAATGTTGACAAACTGAGTAAAATCTtatattctttatttattattattattttttcaaaactcCGTTGCTAGAAGTTTAATTTGTGCGTATAAGTTTTCGAATTCCACTAGTCTCTCCTGTTCAAATTACATTGTCCTGCTTCATGTCAATGATCAGTAAACTACCAGAAGAGAAGGACACTGCAGCAATTGGAAAACCAGAGAATCCCAGTAAAGTagcacaacaacaaaaatcacaaaatttctCTGAGCCAAGCTATATACATTCATAACCAAACGAAATAGAAAACTTGCTATCATTTTCTATTGCAATATCACCAGTCAAATCATTATAGATATCCATTTATGTTCTAAAATATCATCAGTCCCCCCACAAATCATATCCTTCATCCAAttattcttccaaaatatcatctttattcttccaaaatatcaTCTTTCCAACCTGTCTCATAGACTACTAACAAAAAGTTGGTTTATTCAGAACCATCAGGCAAAGGGAGGCTGCACAAAACTGGAAAAACCAGGATCAAAGAGACTGCTCAAGAGTTACTCTAAACCCAAACAGAAAAATGGATTTCCAGTTCAATAAACCAGCAAACCAAAAGCCATCGAAATGGAAGTGAAGCTATTTTAAAGGCATAATAGACAGCTTGCCCCAGTTGCCGTATTATTACTATATTAAGACCATTaaaattacacaaatattTCGAGAAAAGCTTGAATATGTTTGTAAACTTTTGTGGTTACAGCCTTGACATGattgatttgaattgattCATATTACAGACAAAAAAGgaatacaacaaaaaaaaacctagctGAAATACCGAAATCCGGCAGGGAAGGATGCTTTCATTGTACAATGGCAGAGTTTGCATGGTAATCTGAGCTCGGTTTGAAGCAACATACACCAGATGCGTAGCCCAAAAAGGAGTTAATCAGCTTCACCTTGGTATGACCCTCTTTTGATGATTGTGGCTGCGCTACGAATGGATGAGACAAGAGACTTTCCGCTGTTAATCTTTCCCTGCTATTCATGGCAAGGCAACTCTTGAGAAAATCCCTGGCCATATCTGAGATTCCAGTCGGAAGTTTGCAAGTACGTAGATGATCAAACATCAACACGTCAGGGAGATTGTTTGGATTGTAACCAGGCTTCAAATCCCAGGGCGACTTGCCGGTTAGCATCTCAAACACAATACAACCTAGAGACCAAATATCAGAGGACTGATCTTGTTTGTTATTAATAAAAGCCTCTGGGGACAGATACCTAGGCGTGCCTCTCCATCGACTGTAATTTACTTTGGTTTTCTTAGCGAGTCCAAAATCTGCAATCTTGGCTACAAAACTAGTACCACCAGAACTAGTTGTTGTGGTAGGCACAAGCAAAATGTTGTCCGGCTTCAAATCGCAGTGAACATAGTCATACTTGTGAATGTGTTGAATCCCTTCAAGAATTGACCTTGTGTATCTTCTAACATCATATTCGGATAATTTATGACCTCTTGATTTATGTATGAGACCATCTAGGGTTCCTCCGGAAGCAAATTCTAACAACAAGTTGTAGACCATGTCACCCTTGTCTGTGGCCGTGGTCTCTTCACCTAAGCGCTCGATAATGACAGGGCAACCCTTGATCTCAAGGAGAACGTCTGACTCATGTTTAATGGACTCAGAAGCAGAGACCTTTGCGGATTTCACCGCCATCATTTCTCGCAAATTGAGCATACCGCGGCTATGCTCATCCTTTGTTGGTTTCCTGGGAGtagcaagaaaaacaaaaccatagCTTCCTTTTCCAATCAACTTCCCTCTCGACCAGTGCACTCCATGACTGCACATGCTGTGCTTTTCTTCGTCTAATTTTTCATCTACCTTTCTTTTCATTATTCTTCTTCACTCAGTTCTTAGTTCTTTGTTTTCTCCACAAGGAAATAAGCTAGTCTTTCTGACAGAATTAGCGGCTGCTTGATTGTGCTCTGTAATGCTTTATAGTTTACTCTAGGGCATTGGAAGATGTATCGAATGTGTGGTTTAGGGTATAAAGTCGGTCAGGTTTAATTGATGCTTATCAGGTTTTCATTTGTGACGTAAAGATCAAGATACTAGCTAACCAATAACATAATTTCCAGATTAGtttatcattttttctttcttatctttttgttaattttttttttccagctcATCTTTTTGTTAATTAAGGGTTTCAATTTTGGAAACTTCATTTATCTATAACTAAGGAAAGAGTAAGGACTTGTCGTTTGAGATGGCGATAATATGGTAATTATctacaaaaccaaattttcatatttcaatataTCTCGGAAGATTTGGAAGATTTGGAATTCATGGATTTCATGTCTTTTCAATGCTaggatttattttattcaaaacctagctttcttctccattctttttatagaaaatttggcATAAGTCCAATTCTTATGAGAGATGTTGGGTGCAATCCATGTAGAAATTGTTGTTGATCTAAGTCCTTTGACTTTTGCGCCACATAAGATTACatgcgttttttttttttttatattgatgtttacactttattttatttatttgttaattattttgttgttcCAATTATGCCCCTAAAACATAAATAAGGTAAATTATGGATTTGTAAAATCGTTAAGGTATTGATTTGtaggaaattaattattagatttgattttaatttaattgccTCTACTCCAGCTGCAATTATACAATAGTACGGTAGTACCACGTGGCAATTGACATATGGTATTACGTTCCATTGAGCTTGCAACATGTGAATGGTAATAAATTTCTCCGTGACGATGTTTGCCTTCTCCAAAACCTCCGTTTCGTTGTTATTCTTCCTAGAGACTGAACTCAAGTTTGAAGGCGCCGACTTTgactgcaaaaaaaaaaaaagtttgaaggTGCTTACCAGAAAAGAGAATAACAATGGAGTTACATGATGCAAGAAGCCAAGATTATTTCTTTTAGCGGTTGATTTATTTGAAGCAAACTCTCACTAAAAATTGCCAAAAtatatggattttttttttctttctccaagAAAAGGTGTTTTTCAAcccataatttttattttattttaaaaatcaacCACGATCAACGCATGATCGTTGATGGGTCTTTGTTGAATAATGAATTTGCTTGAAATGATGGTGTGATAGACCAACAAAGATTGTGGGTAATGGATTTCGGGCAaagttcttcaatttcttcatagATCTCTAATTAATGGGCCTCTTAGAAATTTTGTTATTCTCTCTCATAATCTTTGACAAGTAATGGGTGCTCTAAACTTAATCTGCACATGCGATGTGTTCATGGGTAAACTTCCGACTGAAATTTGGAATAGTTTTAATATTTCAGAAAACGAGAAGAAAGAGACGGAGGTTTTGGAGAAACAAACGTCGTTAGAGAGAAATTTATTACATCCACATGTCACAAGCTCAGTGGAACGTAGTACTAGGTGTCAATTGCCAAATGGTACTACCGTACTATTGTATAATTTCTCCGAGTCTAGGTAATTAAATCCATAAGTTACCTCTATTCTAGGTAATTAAACCCAAAAGCCAGATCTTGTGCACATAGTTATACCCATAAATTGCCTCTAGTTCAAGTAATTGAACTCATATAATACATTTGGTatgggtttttaaaatcataattaaagtaaaaaagtACCTATCTAAAAGGttatagaaaaaggaaaaaaaggaactcATACATCTGCAACAGGTATACTCGCACTTGAGTATATTGAGATGAAACTCCATAAAATTTGCTTCGgaaaacccaagaaaaaaacTATCACTTGGAAGGCaggtatgtgtgtgtgtgtttttatatatataggaaaCTCCATcaaaaatttttttaagaaaactcaagaaaaaaaactactACGTGTAATGTAGGTACGTACCTATAAAAGGAAacacatatacacacacacataagGAAATGCTGAATTTTAGGAAAGTGTTTTCATATAATTCCATTTATGATTGTGTCATATACTGTAAATTCCTTAAAAGTTATGGACATTCTAATTGCTTACTTGGTGAGAGTGGACTACAATTGAAAAGGGAGATCATATGTACTACATCCATTACATCTTGATGAAAATGGACATATATCTAAAAAGCCCTTCTTTTTAAAGCAGAGTTATATATTAAGCATTTTTTGCTATATAATGATTATAAGAAAATgacataattaatttagacATAGTTGGATAActgaacaaaaagaaacttcAGATGTTTTTTCATTCACATAAATGTATACCTTAATGTATTTCAGAAACTTACAAGTTGATACATATCATTCAATATACCTATAAGGTATATATTGTAGGAATGATATAAGGTGATGCTGAAACTTTGCAGTGGGGTAAGACGCAGACATCGCTATGCAACGAAGTCCTTCAGCTGCATCAACATCTCTTTGCATTCTTAGGTACCCCTCTTCACACCATTCTGTACCCCATGAGTTATTCACTAACCAATACTTGGTCCCATCATCACTCACGCCATAACCAACCGCAGTAATTAATACCATGATCTAGGGATCCCTAAAcaagcttatatatatatatatatatatatatatatatatatacacacagaGAGCTTCCATTAAGGGATCCTTCAaattagcttatttgagggatacccttgtagggcccactcggtattgtatttcactaatccaaaccgtctcttttgtagatactcattcgaagatcatctctacaaaaaatcacttgaatccgatatcatttgaccactcaattgaattattgaaaaattttagtactttcttgaagctccgtgtttattgattttgtaggacacaattggatatcaaaacagtttccgatttgtctaatttttttcaaggatgatctatgaatagacttaaaaaatagatggtttcgatcgttgaaaaaaaatttgtaggggaccctaaagggtgtccctcaaataaaattatttgaaggatccctcaatagaaggggactatatatatattgtctcTCTTAGTTATCAAATATTAACTAGACGCTTAATTACCACATTGGCCTTGGTCCTTCATTGGGGTAACAGCTCCTTGTTTTCTCCAGTCCACTGTAGCTGGCACTTCCGTAacattttcatatttgaaaGAAGTTGTCTTTGTCGAGCATTCATGCCCCTTGAATCTATTTCTTGTTGCTTTGAACTCTTCATTCGTAAGATCTGCAAATCGATTGACGCTTCATACTTGTATGATTTGTTTGCGTTGTTATTGGAAGATTCAACATTTTCCTTAAATATCTTAAAACACTTTAAATTCTCATTAATGTCGTTGTATACTCGGCTATTATGAACTAGCCATTGCTCGTTATCTCCCATGCATAGATGCATCTTGCAGACTACAAGAAATGGCTTCACAAGACCAAGCCCCCAACATGAGGATGAAGCCCAGACAAATACTTAATTTTATGTTCAATGGAATTGAATTTAATCTGTACGGTATcgtagatatatatatatatattttttttttttgattgagTTTGAATAAGATATTTTATCCCGATatattagttttatttatttatttataatgattaTGTTAATAGTTTGTTGATTCACTGTTCTCACAACTTTTGTCTCCAAGAGAAGAGTTCCATTTTAGGTCCTCATTTGCTATGGCATATTGGACACAACCTTCACTAAAAGACTATTTTTcacattgaaaaaaatgaagaagaaaattgttagGCTTGAATTAGATCCTTCAACTTGCTAGAGTTTTTCTTGCTCACTTGAAACACTAAGTAGGAAGTGGGCCTAATGGAATGGAAATTGGCCTCAGCTTTGGATTGGGCTTTGAATATATAAgccatatatttataattgtcAAAGATTGGGTCTTTGGGTTTTgttgattaaattaatatttttttattaattagaaatttatttttttagataATATCATGATccaattaaaatttgaattttgtttgaaCAATTATTACAACTGTTGGATGCAGAAGTATCGGACCTCTATATAACAAACAATTCGTTCAAGTCAGAAGCTATGAATTTTGGAATCACATGATCACTTCTCCACAAATAATCACTTTATGAGAGAAAAGCATATCATATTGTTCGacaaaaatcaaagccaatATGCTTACGTTTTGATTTCTGATAGTTTAATCCTGGTGGGCAGTCTTCTATTTGTGATAGGCTTTGATTTgtgtatgaatttgatttgttaatatatataatatatttcaaattgtttttattatgttattCAGTTAATTTCTTCTCCAACACAACTTGAAATAATGTCAATTGGCTATATGTGAGCTTCTGTTAGTCCTAGTCTTTAAACTACAAAACAACTGTTATTTTTTCTCCTTGTTTATTCTAGTCCTTAGATTAGGGATGGGTGCCCAATTGGGTGTTAGGGGTGCCCAATCATATGGATGTTCCCGTTgccccattttctttggtaatATGAGGCCAGTTTAAGAAATGATTTAGTTTGTCTCCCATCCCACTTGTATTTTATGTAatctttcaaaaaataataatatagttatataaatatataatattactacataaataaatattataatattatatgtaaTATTTATGCCCACACTTTCACTATTTGCTGGGTCCGCCATTGTTTATATACACATGAGTTCAGGTTCTCATCGCATCGCACCGACAAAGTGCAtacaaataaatagaaaaagaaacctGACATGTTTCAATCGTCAAAGcaagtaaaaagaaagaagacaaacaaaagaaaagaaaatgttgcgtagtaaaaccatgcataattgcatgtgaaaataataaaaatgaaagaagccAGGAAAGTAATTGAGCCACATGCTACAGTGGTCATGCTTTGTTCTTCTGAGAACCCCAAGCAAGAAAATTGAGGATCGGCTTAGGAGAAAGATTTTTATGAACCGAAAATTACACTTTTCCGTGACATATCATTATTTGCCAGAGATAGTAAAACAGTGCTATCCTAATTGCAATTAAatttttcttccaacttaAAGTGCATAACTTTATTTTAGGGACTCTTCTTGCATTTGCCCTAGTATAAATACAAGACTTCTCagcaattatatatatacaacaaaaaaaaaagaaaaaaaaaagaggctaAAGATTGAAAACAGAATGAAGctaatgaaaaagaagaaaagaaaaagaaaaagtagagGTACCCTAAACTAAAAATTTTTATTTGCATTGAAATTTCCAGTCACAAGGCTTTTACTCCTCTCAAGCTTTTTCTTCCAACACTGGTGCTTCCAACATTGGCATTGCCCCTTGTTCTTCAACTCCACCAACTCTcccttctcctctctctccactCCTTCCTCTTCCCTCTTCCCCAAAACTGAAACCATCCTCACCAACCCCTCCTCCTTACTCTTCACCCACAACTTCCTCATCCTCTCCCTTACCTCACATCCCTTCTCCTCATGCCCCCCACCGCAAAACCCGCACTCGACCGCCTTCTCTTTTGCCGCAGTAGCAGCCTGAAAGCTCTTCGCTTtttcaaacccaaaaccaagCCTCAAAGCGTCGTTTAACGAACTGGGTTTTTCTGCAACAATCCAATCCTTAAACTCCTTCCTCAACCCATCAATAAAAACCCCTTTGAGCACATTGTCTTGCAGTCCATGATCCGGCCACCGCTTCAAAATCCATTGCAGTCTCAGAAAATAAGCACGCACTGTCTCATCCCTGCCCTGCTTGATCATCGTCAACTCCGACCGCAATTGATCGATCTGATCATACGCCTGAAAGAACAGCGATCTTATTTCTTCCCAACTCAACGAAGGGTAGGGATCAATGTTCAAATCGTACCACAGAGCCGCTTCATTTTCCAGCGTCACCGGGAATATTCTCACCATCACGTCCACTGTTGGGCAACTGAAATTTGCGCGGCAAAATTTGGCGAACCGGGTTAAATGGGTAACCGGGCATTCGTTCGAACCGCCCCGAAAGATCGGCAGAGGCGCAATGGGTATGTAGTAAGGGGTCTGATTGGTTGTGGGTTCTGAGAAATTTTTAGTCTTTGATGGCAGTGAGGCTCTGGCTTTGATTTGATTACTTGAAGAAACAGACTCGGGCTGTGGTTGTGAGGAGGAGAATTGGTCGGTCGGGGAATTGGTTTCTGATTCTGATGCCAAGTAGATATATTGATTTTGTGATTGTGAAACGTCGTCGCTGCAATCGTCGTCGTATGAATTGGAGTTTCTCTTTGTTAGGTAAGCCATTTTGTGAGGAAGGAGAGGTTTGGATTGGGAAACTGTCAAATTTGAACTTCAACAGGTTTTCCCTTTTTAGATTTTGAAATGGGATTATTAATTGGGGGCTCTCTGAAAGAAAATGACGGTTTGAGTACATTCTAGTGGTTTTTGGCCATTGGATCAGATCTGTATAGTCAGTGACTTGCCACGNNNNNNNNNNCAGAGGAAGTTTCCTTGCATCTTCCAGGAACTTTCCCTTCCCTGTATTTTGCCTAAACAttagcctataaataggcatatCAATTGTAAAGGGGAGTGTGACCAAcggagaaaagaaagaaaggggaGAAGatagccctattattttatatagtgaaaaagttactgctgttgctctccgaggacgtaggcatagccgaacctcgttaaatgctgtgtctcatctactttacgtgtaGCTCTAAATTCGCACATATCCCaaatcattttataatatatatatatattttttaatgcgCCGCGAGAGGCTTATTAATATTACGCGTCACTTAACATCATATGCAAAAGGGTTGAGGTTCTAATGTTATGCAGTATGGCAAAGTTATGAACTACACATcaattgtttccttttcaagtacaaaattaaatgaacaaaaaaacaacTGAAGAGAAAATTATATAGCAGGCAGTAGGACTTCATATGCTCCTGAACAATATAAAAGTAATTGAAATGAACCTTTTATCTAGTTTGATTCTTTTCCTTCAGTTTCTGGGAAGCCGAACAGAGATTTAGATCCACAGATTCTGCAGCATACTAAAATCAAAGgagataaattattaatttttttttaaaaaaaaaactaaaatcaaaGGCTTATTTTGCATGAATTGActtcctaattttctttcttgaaaGTCAATTCATGCATAATTTGTTCCATCTGGACAGTATTGCACTTGTAAGAAAAGAAGAACCACCATATTTAATCTTGTTCCAGAATTTCGTattctaattttaatttttaaaaaattactttGCGTTTTTACGATAATACCCATGTGAGTTTTATATGCCAGTTTCATGTACGTTTTTACGATAATACCCATCGGACACAGAACCCCGATTTTGCCCCTGCATAAACCCCAATTATGGAAGCACTCTGTAAAAACCCGCCCTAGAGCCTCAATGCACCTGTTTTTACAACAGAAGAACGCAGCGAAGAAGAAAGTGAGTGAGAAAGAGACACTTggagagaaggagaaggaaatTCCAGAAAAAATTTCCACCACCGAGGCTTAAGAAGAGAAGATTCATACTTGGTTCCGCCCTTTTCCATCATCACTGCCCGTCTGTTCGTATGCAACACTTTACTTCCcagaaaacaaatgaaagagATTCATTTGCATTTGTTATATTGATAAATTGTTGAATGGTTAAAAGTCTATTtattcataataatttttgtGATTAAATTTTGTGGTAATATTTTTCAGGTTTGTTGAAGTAAGTAAATGAGGAGCCAAATGGATTTTCCCATGGAGAATTGTGCACAGCATATGGACTTGAGGTGtggattttattgtttttcatttgCCTCTATGCTAGTTTCCTTCAACTACAAGACTCCCATTTAAATACTTGCCTAAGAACAGGGCCTTAGGTTAGTTTATAAGgttgacaaaataaaacaacagaAATCTAGGGCTcaagttttgttctttttcttgatcTTAATCTCAAATGCTATATAAATAGGGCTATAGTGAATTAAAGCTTACAATTACATGCTACTTGTTAAAGAAATTTCTATCATGTAACTTGGAGTAAGCAATGGAAACTGAACTGGCTCAGCCACTTTTCCTAGGTATCTAGTTCTTCAGCCATTAACTGAAATATGTAATGCATGGTACAGAATCTCTTGTTATGGTTTAAATTAGAAGGGCAAAAAACTCGTTTTCGGTAATTTTAAaccttcattctttttttctttttctttttttaaatagaaacGATTGTATTGATAATCAAGAGGACAAGTAGTCCTCGACTAAACAACAAGAGTAAACTCTGCTTAAAAAACAGGAAACTAGAACCAAGAAAAGACTCTGAAGCTACACCTCTCTAAGAAAGGCAAGAAAAAACGTCTTAGTAAACTTATCTTAACACAGCTCTCTTATCTCTCAAGATAATAGGATAATGGTAATCCTTAAACTGTTCGGTGACAGATGCCCAAAGAGAAGCGCAAAATTTTACTTGAATCCAAAGTTCTTCATAAGACACTCCTACATACTCTTGAAAAATTCTACGTTGCGTTCCACCCATAAATTCCAGAACAAAGTATGAACAAGACAGTCCCATAAAATTCGAGCTCTCTTCCCCTTTCCCACACCGTCATTTTAATGCTAAGAAGCTGAAAACAGCCTTTAGGGATTACCCAGATCACTCCAACTTCACTTAACAACTTCCACCAAAGacataaagaattttaaaCCTTCATTCTCTTtccgtgttttttttttggttttttttgtttgggtttagGCTTGGGAGGTGGTGATAGCAACACCCTCATCTTGCTAGCAAAGAGAAGGAACAAAAGGAAGGGCACCAATCAGGTGTGTGCGGAAGTTAACTTACAAGTTGTTTGATTTTCTAAGTATCTTGTCTTTTTACGTTACTATTTTTCGAACCTCTTACATGAAATCCCATTATTGGTTGatactttttaaaaaggaaattttgttGCTCTTATGGCATTATGTTGTGATACTCCTTCCTGCACCCTGCTCTTCAatagggaaaaaaaggaaattttgttGCTCTTATGGCATGTATTCTATATGTTGTGATACTCCCTCCTGCAGCCTGCTCTTCaatagagaaaagaaaaacaggaacaaacaaataattttagaTTCTAAATTTCAATATGGTTTTATAATACTTGTAAAATGTGCAATCCAAGATCACATTTGGATTTTTTGATAGGTCTCAAGGATAATGATAAGCACAATGTAATCAACATGCTATTCATGTTCCTGTTTCTTACAGTAGTCAGAAATGTGATAGTACAAGTTTTTATATGTTTTGAgtggtatttatttatatatgacTGGTGTTACTGACTAACTGGAGACTCGGGGTGGATTTGGGACAGGAAAAAGTGAAAGAAACACCGAATGTAAATTTCAGCAGGACGAGTAAATTATCAAATTCTCCTACACCGAGGTCTCTAATTGCCCCAACTATAGTGCGTTTATCAAGGCCTGAGGAAGTTGAAAATGCAAGGAAGGATCTTCCCAATAGTAATGGTGGAGCAGGGGATAATGGAGGCTGTTAATGACCATTCCACTGTTATTATATGTGGAGAGACTGGGTGTGGTAAAACCACCCAAGTTCCACAGGTGGGTTTATTATcatattattgttgttatgCTTATATGCATTTCATATTCTTGATCCCTTGAAGCTCCTAATTCTGCATTTCGGTTGACATGTTGCAGTTTCTTTTTGAAGCCGGCTTTGGTTCAAGCTTCTCTTGAGTCTGAAGTGGTATAATTGGTGTTACTCAACCTCGTTGT includes the following:
- the LOC117621702 gene encoding mitogen-activated protein kinase kinase kinase 17-like, translating into MKRKVDEKLDEEKHSMCSHGVHWSRGKLIGKGSYGFVFLATPRKPTKDEHSRGMLNLREMMAVKSAKVSASESIKHESDVLLEIKGCPVIIERLGEETTATDKGDMVYNLLLEFASGGTLDGLIHKSRGHKLSEYDVRRYTRSILEGIQHIHKYDYVHCDLKPDNILLVPTTTTSSGGTSFVAKIADFGLAKKTKVNYSRWRGTPRYLSPEAFINNKQDQSSDIWSLGCIVFEMLTGKSPWDLKPGYNPNNLPDVLMFDHLRTCKLPTGISDMARDFLKSCLAMNSRERLTAESLLSHPFVAQPQSSKEGHTKVKLINSFLGYASGVCCFKPSSDYHANSAIVQ